The following coding sequences are from one Lycium ferocissimum isolate CSIRO_LF1 chromosome 3, AGI_CSIRO_Lferr_CH_V1, whole genome shotgun sequence window:
- the LOC132051226 gene encoding protein RSI-1-like, with translation MRLLHIFLVLLIMASMSKAQPPVGPTTCPVPKDKCEEACIQRCSAKGHKKRCLFYCNHCCNWCQCVPPGIAGEPRDCCSCYNDWYNRQGEHKCP, from the exons ATGAGGCTTCTTcacatttttttggttttgctCATCATGGCTTCAATGTCAAAAGCTCAGCCCCCTGTTGGTCCAACAACTTGTCCTGTGCCTAAAGATA AATGTGAAGAGGCATGCATTCAGAGATGCTCAGCTAAAGGTCACAAAAAAAGATGTTTGTTTTACTGCAACCATTGTTGTAATTGGTGCCAATGTGTTCCACCAGGAATTGCTGGGGAACCAAGAGATTGTTGTTCTTGCTACAATGATTGGTACAACCGGCAAGGAGAACACAAGTGTCCATGA